The proteins below are encoded in one region of Candidatus Margulisiibacteriota bacterium:
- the lepA gene encoding translation elongation factor 4 codes for MDIKFIRNFSIIAHIDHGKSTLADRLLETTGTVSAREMRAQLLDSMDIERERGITIKLNNARLSYQALDGQTYELNLIDTPGHVDFSYEVSRSLAACEGALLVVDASQGIEAQTLANVGLARELGLKIIPVINKIDLPAADVNMAQEELLDVLGIDPDECILASAKEGIGIQEILEAIVKRIPGPQDNNKPLQALIFDSYFDEYRGVVAQIRVKEGALRKGMIMRTMQTGKEHEILELGVKTPALRPVDALSTGEVGYVIANIKAIEDATVGDTITDAAAPAAEPLPGYQPAKSMVFCGLFPVDGEQFEDLREALARMKLNDAALQYEPETSTALGFGFRCGFLGLLHMEIVQERLEREYNLNLLATTPSVEVEVVKTNQEILLIDSPAKLPPVSSIEAIREPLVKAVIITPNTYTGAIMELCQKRRGVFRDMEYLDKTRVRLNYELPLIEIVTDFFNKLKSVSQGYASFDYEFIEFRVADMIKLDILLNGEPVDALAVIIHRSTAESRGRKLCEKLKELIPRHMFEIPIQAAIGGKIIARETIRANRKDVTAKCYGGDVTRKRKLLEKQKEGKKRLKSVGAVDIPQEAFLAMLRIEE; via the coding sequence ATGGACATAAAATTCATCCGCAATTTCTCGATCATCGCGCATATCGATCATGGCAAATCCACTCTGGCCGACCGCCTGCTGGAAACGACCGGCACGGTGTCGGCGCGGGAAATGCGCGCGCAGCTGCTGGACTCCATGGATATTGAGCGCGAGCGTGGCATCACGATCAAACTAAACAACGCGCGCTTGAGCTATCAAGCTCTGGACGGCCAGACTTATGAGCTGAATCTCATCGACACACCCGGCCATGTGGATTTCAGTTACGAGGTCTCGCGTTCGCTGGCCGCTTGCGAGGGCGCGCTGCTGGTGGTGGACGCTTCGCAGGGCATCGAGGCGCAGACGCTGGCCAATGTCGGTCTGGCGCGCGAGCTGGGCTTGAAAATAATTCCGGTGATCAACAAGATCGATCTGCCCGCCGCCGATGTGAATATGGCGCAGGAGGAATTGCTGGATGTGCTGGGCATCGATCCCGATGAATGTATTTTGGCCTCAGCCAAAGAAGGTATCGGGATACAGGAGATCCTGGAAGCGATAGTCAAGCGTATTCCCGGCCCGCAAGATAATAATAAACCGCTGCAGGCGCTGATCTTTGACTCTTATTTCGACGAGTACCGCGGCGTGGTGGCGCAGATCCGCGTCAAAGAAGGCGCGCTGCGCAAAGGTATGATCATGCGCACGATGCAGACCGGCAAAGAGCATGAGATTTTGGAGCTGGGCGTCAAGACTCCGGCGCTCCGGCCGGTAGACGCGCTGTCGACCGGCGAGGTGGGTTATGTCATTGCCAATATCAAGGCTATCGAGGATGCGACGGTTGGCGATACGATCACGGACGCCGCCGCGCCGGCCGCCGAGCCGCTGCCCGGTTATCAGCCGGCCAAATCGATGGTTTTCTGCGGGCTTTTTCCGGTGGACGGCGAGCAGTTTGAAGATCTGCGCGAGGCGCTGGCCAGGATGAAACTCAATGACGCGGCTCTGCAGTATGAGCCGGAAACTTCAACCGCTCTGGGCTTCGGTTTTCGCTGCGGCTTTTTGGGGCTGCTGCACATGGAGATCGTGCAGGAGAGACTGGAGCGCGAGTACAATCTCAATCTGCTGGCCACCACGCCCTCGGTGGAAGTAGAGGTGGTGAAAACCAATCAGGAAATTTTGTTGATCGATTCGCCGGCCAAATTGCCGCCGGTGTCCAGTATCGAGGCGATCCGCGAGCCGCTGGTCAAAGCGGTGATCATCACGCCCAATACTTACACCGGCGCGATCATGGAGCTGTGCCAGAAACGCCGCGGCGTTTTCCGCGACATGGAATATCTGGACAAGACGCGCGTGCGCCTGAATTACGAGCTGCCGCTGATCGAGATCGTCACGGATTTTTTCAATAAACTAAAATCCGTCTCGCAGGGTTACGCTTCTTTTGATTATGAATTTATCGAGTTCCGCGTGGCGGACATGATCAAGCTGGACATCCTGCTCAACGGCGAACCGGTGGACGCGCTGGCGGTCATCATTCACCGCTCCACGGCGGAGTCCCGCGGCCGCAAGCTCTGCGAAAAACTCAAAGAGCTGATCCCCCGCCACATGTTTGAGATACCGATACAGGCGGCGATCGGCGGCAAGATTATCGCCCGCGAAACTATCCGCGCCAACCGCAAGGACGTCACAGCCAAATGTTACGGCGGCGATGTGACGCGCAAGCGCAAGCTCCTCGAAAAACAAAAAGAAGGCAAAAAACGCCTGAAATCCGTCGGCGCGGTGGACATCCCGCAGGAAGCGTTTTTGGCGATGCTGAGGATCGAGGAATAG
- a CDS encoding aminoacyltransferase — MLRQINENETARYNAFVAQAARGHFMQTTHWRDLKCAFGWQDAGQYVREKDGQICAGFSLLSRAKFGLKILYAPRGPLWDIDDAEITAEIFSFLRDLARKRRAFFLRISPKFLNDEESVKRLLDRYAFRLTKKQLQTKATILVDLRRSEAELLASFHEKTRYNIRLAGRKGVTVDELRDEAELQSFYRVLQKMAARQDYDLQPYAYYKYIWQNLPLAKIYLAKFEHKIIGGIVVFTFKDTAYYMYGGFDSEYRSLMGNYLIHWEIMRRGQAAGLKYYDLQGVPLVKDETHPMHGFYRFKKGFNGQEVEFIGEYDFAPRSWLYNIWQSLSFDKKQYLQ; from the coding sequence ATGTTGCGCCAAATAAATGAGAACGAAACCGCGCGGTACAACGCTTTCGTCGCGCAGGCCGCGCGCGGCCATTTCATGCAGACGACGCACTGGCGCGATCTGAAATGCGCTTTTGGCTGGCAGGACGCCGGACAGTATGTGCGGGAAAAAGACGGACAGATCTGCGCCGGTTTTTCGCTTTTAAGCCGCGCCAAATTTGGCCTAAAAATACTTTACGCGCCGCGCGGGCCGCTGTGGGATATTGACGACGCGGAAATTACGGCGGAAATATTCTCTTTTTTGCGGGATCTGGCCAGAAAGCGCCGCGCGTTTTTTCTGCGTATTTCGCCGAAATTTCTGAACGATGAGGAGAGCGTAAAACGCCTGCTCGATCGATATGCTTTTCGTCTTACCAAAAAACAATTACAGACCAAAGCGACTATACTTGTTGATCTGCGGCGTTCCGAAGCTGAATTATTGGCTTCGTTTCACGAGAAAACACGCTACAATATCCGTCTGGCCGGACGCAAAGGCGTGACGGTCGATGAATTGCGGGACGAGGCGGAGCTTCAAAGTTTTTACCGGGTGCTGCAAAAAATGGCCGCGCGGCAGGACTATGATCTGCAGCCATACGCCTACTATAAATACATCTGGCAAAACCTGCCGCTCGCTAAAATTTATCTGGCTAAATTTGAACATAAAATCATTGGCGGCATTGTCGTGTTTACATTTAAAGACACGGCTTACTATATGTACGGCGGCTTTGACAGCGAATACCGCAGTCTGATGGGTAATTATCTCATTCATTGGGAGATCATGCGGCGCGGACAGGCGGCGGGCTTGAAATATTACGATCTGCAGGGCGTGCCGCTGGTCAAAGACGAAACCCACCCGATGCACGGCTTTTACCGTTTCAAAAAAGGCTTCAACGGGCAGGAAGTGGAATTTATCGGGGAGTATGATTTTGCGCCGCGGAGCTGGTTGTACAACATCTGGCAAAGTTTGAGTTTTGATAAAAAGCAGTACTTACAGTAA
- a CDS encoding DUF4180 domain-containing protein — MNIINNIAVIETLPAPIDSGNDALQIAVDAQAAGAQKAVFYAEVLAPRFFDLSSGLAGEVMQKFVNYGLAAAVVGDFSKHQSKALRDLIRESNQGRQLFFAATLEEALEKLGQV, encoded by the coding sequence ATGAACATTATTAACAACATAGCCGTGATCGAAACTCTCCCCGCGCCGATAGACTCTGGCAATGACGCTCTGCAGATCGCGGTTGACGCGCAGGCCGCCGGCGCGCAAAAAGCGGTTTTTTACGCGGAAGTTTTGGCGCCGCGTTTTTTTGATTTGAGCAGCGGACTGGCCGGCGAAGTGATGCAGAAATTTGTGAATTACGGTTTGGCCGCCGCTGTCGTTGGTGATTTCAGCAAACACCAGAGCAAGGCCTTGCGGGATTTGATCCGCGAGTCCAATCAAGGCCGGCAGTTATTTTTTGCCGCCACGCTGGAAGAAGCGCTGGAAAAACTCGGCCAGGTGTAA